A genome region from Geodermatophilus bullaregiensis includes the following:
- a CDS encoding TOPRIM nucleotidyl transferase/hydrolase domain-containing protein — MSAPARLSSALLSWGAHRAGDEQSAERVRRLAGEAGLRAVVLVEGVSDREAVEAAAGRQGRVLAAEGVVVVPMGGATGIRRYLALLGPDGLGVRVTGLYDAAEEGFFARALEENGYGAAPSRQDLASAGFFACVADLEEELIRSVGTAGVEAVARAHGEYRALTTFRHQPAHRGRAPEQQLHRFLGTTSGRKARYARALVERLDPSSAPAPLTRLLAAT, encoded by the coding sequence GTGTCCGCACCGGCACGGCTCTCCTCCGCCCTCCTGTCCTGGGGCGCCCACCGCGCCGGTGACGAGCAGTCGGCGGAGCGGGTCCGGCGGCTCGCCGGCGAGGCCGGCCTGCGGGCCGTCGTGCTGGTCGAGGGGGTCAGCGACCGCGAGGCCGTGGAGGCGGCCGCCGGGCGCCAGGGACGCGTTCTCGCCGCGGAGGGCGTGGTCGTCGTCCCCATGGGCGGCGCGACGGGCATCCGCCGGTACCTCGCGCTCCTCGGCCCGGACGGGCTCGGCGTCCGCGTGACCGGGCTGTACGACGCCGCCGAGGAGGGGTTCTTCGCCCGCGCGCTGGAGGAGAACGGGTACGGGGCCGCCCCCTCCCGGCAGGACCTGGCGTCGGCCGGGTTCTTCGCCTGCGTCGCGGACCTCGAGGAGGAGCTCATCCGCAGCGTCGGCACGGCGGGCGTCGAGGCGGTCGCCCGGGCGCACGGCGAGTACCGCGCCCTGACGACCTTCCGGCACCAGCCCGCCCACCGCGGTCGCGCACCGGAGCAGCAGCTGCACCGGTTCCTGGGGACCACCAGCGGCCGCAAGGCCCGGTACGCACGCGCCCTGGTCGAGCGGCTCGACCCGTCGTCGGCGCCCGCTCCGCTGACACGGCTCCTGGCCGCGACCTGA
- the argG gene encoding argininosuccinate synthase, whose protein sequence is MSKVLSSLPVGERVGIAFSGGLDTSVAVAWMRDKGAVPCTYTADIGQYDEPDIASVPDRAASYGAEIARLVDCRAALVEEGLAALTCGAFHIRSGGRSYFNTTPLGRAVTGTLLVRAMLEDDVQIWGDGSTFKGNDIERFYRYGLLANPSLRIYKPWLDAAFVDELGGRREMSEWLTAHGLPYRDSAEKAYSTDANIWGATHEAKRLEHLDTGMEIVEPIMGVRFWDPTVEIETEDVTIGFVNGRPVSIDGKEFDSAVDLVLAANAVGGRHGLGMSDQIENRVIEAKSRGIYEAPGMALLHAAYERLVNAIHNEDTLETYHLQGRRLGRLMYEGRWLDPQALMLRESLQRWVGMAVTGEVTLRLRRGEDWSVLDTTGPSFSYHPDKLSMERTDNPAFGPGDRIGQLTMRNLDIADSRAKLEQYARLGMVGAEQPALVGAAQAAATGLIGDMVEGGAEAIASLGARGADEESLDRAAMEAGND, encoded by the coding sequence GTGTCCAAGGTGCTGAGCAGTCTGCCCGTCGGCGAGCGCGTGGGGATCGCCTTCTCGGGCGGCCTCGACACCTCCGTGGCGGTGGCCTGGATGCGCGACAAGGGCGCCGTCCCGTGCACGTACACCGCCGACATCGGCCAGTACGACGAGCCCGACATCGCCTCGGTGCCCGACCGGGCCGCCAGCTACGGCGCGGAGATCGCCCGGCTGGTCGACTGTCGCGCGGCGCTGGTCGAGGAGGGTCTGGCCGCGCTGACCTGCGGGGCGTTCCACATCCGCTCCGGCGGTCGCAGCTACTTCAACACCACCCCACTCGGCCGCGCGGTGACCGGCACGCTGCTGGTGCGCGCCATGCTGGAGGACGACGTCCAGATCTGGGGCGACGGCTCGACGTTCAAGGGCAACGACATCGAGCGGTTCTACCGGTACGGACTGCTGGCCAACCCGTCGCTGCGGATCTACAAGCCGTGGCTGGACGCCGCGTTCGTCGACGAGCTCGGCGGCCGCAGGGAGATGTCGGAGTGGCTGACCGCCCACGGCCTGCCCTACCGGGACAGCGCGGAGAAGGCCTACTCGACCGACGCCAACATCTGGGGCGCCACCCACGAGGCCAAGCGCCTCGAGCACCTCGACACGGGCATGGAGATCGTCGAGCCGATCATGGGCGTGCGGTTCTGGGACCCCACCGTCGAGATCGAGACCGAGGACGTGACGATCGGCTTCGTCAACGGCCGGCCGGTGTCGATCGACGGGAAGGAGTTCGACTCCGCCGTCGACCTGGTGCTGGCGGCCAACGCCGTCGGCGGCCGGCACGGCCTGGGCATGTCCGACCAGATCGAGAACCGGGTGATCGAGGCCAAGAGCCGCGGCATCTACGAGGCGCCGGGCATGGCGCTGCTGCACGCGGCCTACGAGCGGCTGGTCAACGCGATCCACAACGAGGACACGCTCGAGACCTACCACCTGCAGGGCCGGCGGCTCGGCCGGCTCATGTACGAGGGGCGCTGGTTGGACCCCCAGGCGCTCATGCTGCGGGAGTCGCTGCAGCGCTGGGTCGGCATGGCGGTGACCGGGGAGGTCACGCTGCGGCTGCGCCGGGGCGAGGACTGGTCGGTCCTCGACACGACGGGCCCGTCGTTCAGCTACCACCCCGACAAGCTGTCGATGGAGCGGACGGACAACCCCGCCTTCGGGCCGGGTGACCGCATCGGCCAGCTGACCATGCGCAACCTCGACATCGCCGACTCGCGCGCCAAGCTGGAGCAGTACGCCCGGCTGGGCATGGTCGGCGCTGAGCAGCCGGCCCTGGTCGGTGCCGCCCAGGCCGCGGCGACCGGGCTGATCGGGGACATGGTGGAGGGCGGCGCCGAGGCGATCGCCTCGCTCGGCGCGCGGGGCGCCGACGAGGAGTCGCTCGACCGCGCCGCGATGGAGGCCGGCAACGACTGA
- a CDS encoding HNH endonuclease signature motif containing protein encodes MQEVADVGSLVERGLAGWLVERPAPFRRLPVALLSREQKAAELQRVAALEARTAAYKAELVLGLADDTPADLDPAPGTPGARSGSWAPDPELPGVSEFFPAELAVILNVGRGTASHLARRAWTYREGLPATWATLAAGELDEARAKALAEVVEHTDPALARRVEAALLPEATALTVGKLKKKALALLLELDADAVDARRTQAERHADVQVYPSPRDGMATLAADLPAPTAAACHDVLDRLARMLKADGDERPIGQLRTQVLTDLIQRPWDDTRPAVTAQLQVIATLAALAGRPDEPGKVDGLPITAAQVRELLTQLDALGVRIPQGGSVTLALTDEDGTLRATSTLAELRRLVRRGCRDHPSEGDCGCPVLDRPEPVDTYTPSAAQQRFVRTRDRTCRFPTCGQRVGWADADHVVPHACGGPTDCANLCCLCRSHHRLKTHARGWRFQVDADGVLTVTTPSGITRTTRPPGVQPPAAPDPPPPVPDPPPPPGDDPPPF; translated from the coding sequence GTGCAGGAGGTCGCCGACGTCGGGTCGCTCGTGGAGCGTGGGCTCGCGGGCTGGCTGGTCGAGCGGCCTGCGCCGTTCCGCCGGTTGCCGGTGGCGTTGCTGTCGCGGGAGCAGAAGGCCGCGGAGTTGCAGCGGGTGGCCGCGCTGGAGGCGCGCACGGCCGCGTACAAGGCCGAGCTGGTGCTCGGGCTGGCCGACGACACGCCTGCTGACCTCGATCCCGCGCCGGGCACACCGGGGGCGCGGTCGGGGTCGTGGGCGCCGGATCCCGAGCTGCCGGGTGTCTCGGAGTTCTTCCCCGCCGAGCTGGCGGTGATCCTGAACGTCGGCCGCGGCACCGCGAGTCATCTGGCCCGGCGAGCGTGGACCTATCGGGAGGGGTTGCCCGCCACCTGGGCGACGCTGGCCGCCGGAGAGCTGGACGAGGCGCGCGCCAAGGCCCTGGCCGAGGTGGTGGAGCACACCGATCCGGCACTCGCCCGCCGCGTCGAGGCGGCGCTGCTGCCCGAGGCCACCGCGCTGACCGTGGGCAAGCTCAAGAAGAAGGCACTCGCGCTGCTGCTCGAGCTCGACGCCGACGCCGTCGACGCCCGCCGCACGCAGGCCGAGCGCCACGCCGACGTGCAGGTCTACCCCTCCCCGCGCGACGGCATGGCCACCCTGGCGGCGGACCTGCCCGCGCCGACCGCGGCGGCCTGCCACGACGTGCTCGACCGGCTGGCCCGGATGCTCAAGGCCGACGGTGACGAGCGCCCGATCGGGCAGCTGCGCACTCAGGTGCTCACCGACCTCATCCAGCGGCCGTGGGACGACACCCGCCCGGCGGTGACCGCACAGCTGCAGGTCATCGCGACCCTCGCCGCGCTCGCCGGTCGACCCGACGAGCCCGGCAAGGTCGACGGGCTGCCCATCACGGCCGCGCAGGTCCGCGAGCTCCTGACCCAGCTCGACGCCCTCGGCGTCCGCATCCCGCAGGGCGGGTCGGTGACGCTCGCGCTCACCGACGAGGACGGCACGCTGCGGGCCACCAGCACCCTCGCCGAGCTGCGCCGTCTCGTCCGCCGCGGCTGCCGAGACCACCCGAGTGAAGGCGACTGCGGCTGCCCGGTGCTCGACCGCCCCGAGCCCGTCGACACCTACACGCCGTCTGCGGCTCAGCAGCGCTTCGTGCGCACCCGCGACCGCACCTGCCGCTTCCCCACCTGCGGGCAGCGGGTCGGGTGGGCCGACGCCGACCACGTCGTCCCGCACGCCTGCGGCGGACCCACCGACTGCGCCAACCTGTGCTGCCTGTGCCGCAGCCACCACCGGCTCAAGACCCACGCCCGCGGCTGGCGCTTCCAGGTGGACGCCGACGGCGTCCTCACCGTCACCACCCCGTCGGGGATCACCCGCACCACGAGACCACCCGGTGTGCAGCCACCCGCGGCACCCGACCCGCCACCACCGGTGCCCGACCCACCGCCGCCCCCGGGCGACGACCCGCCACCGTTCTGA
- a CDS encoding putative protein N(5)-glutamine methyltransferase, producing MLLSPAATADLVARLRAAGCVFAEDEARLLADAAASPAELGDLAARRAAGTPLEHLLGAVEFCGLRIAVGPGVFVPRQRTAALVARAVQAAAGVRARTGRRPVAVDLCCGCGAVGLAVATAVELAELHAADVDPAALPYARRNLGPVGGSVHGGDLYDALPGRLRGAVDVLVVNAPYVPTGALALLPPEARLHEPRTALDGGPDGLGVHRRVAAGAPAWLAPGGSLLVEVGGDQAPGLADVVTRAGLSARVDVSSDGGTAVVTATLDATPVDRVPD from the coding sequence GTGCTCCTCTCCCCCGCGGCCACCGCCGACCTCGTCGCCCGGCTGCGTGCGGCCGGGTGCGTCTTCGCCGAGGACGAGGCCCGGCTGCTGGCCGACGCCGCGGCCTCCCCCGCCGAGCTGGGCGACCTCGCCGCCCGCCGGGCTGCAGGCACGCCGCTGGAGCACCTCCTCGGCGCCGTCGAGTTCTGCGGGTTGCGGATCGCCGTCGGCCCGGGCGTCTTCGTGCCCCGGCAGCGGACGGCGGCCCTGGTCGCCCGCGCGGTGCAGGCGGCCGCCGGCGTCCGGGCGCGCACCGGACGCCGGCCGGTCGCCGTCGACCTGTGCTGCGGCTGCGGCGCGGTCGGGCTGGCGGTGGCCACCGCCGTCGAGCTGGCCGAGCTGCACGCCGCCGACGTCGACCCGGCGGCCCTGCCCTACGCGCGTCGCAACCTCGGCCCGGTCGGCGGGTCGGTGCACGGCGGCGACCTCTACGACGCGCTGCCCGGGCGGCTGCGCGGCGCGGTCGACGTCCTCGTGGTCAACGCGCCCTACGTGCCCACCGGCGCGCTGGCCCTGCTGCCGCCCGAGGCGCGGCTGCACGAACCGCGGACGGCGCTCGACGGCGGGCCGGACGGGCTGGGGGTCCACCGCCGCGTGGCCGCCGGCGCGCCCGCCTGGCTGGCGCCCGGCGGCAGCCTGCTGGTCGAGGTCGGCGGCGACCAGGCGCCCGGACTGGCCGACGTCGTGACCCGGGCCGGGCTGTCCGCACGGGTCGACGTGTCCTCCGACGGCGGGACCGCGGTGGTCACCGCGACGCTGGAC